The Haloplanus sp. CK5-1 genome segment GGTCGTCGACGGCCTCCATCACGGCCCGGGCGTGGTCCTCGTCGAGGTCGATCAGGACGGGACGCGAGTTCGGGTCGTGTTCGGCCTGTGCGAGTAGATCCGTTGCGACGAGGCCGGGGTCGACGGTGTCGTCGGCGACGATCAGCACCTCGGTCGGCCCGGCGAGGAAGTCGATCCCGACGTGGCCGTACACCTGTCGCTTGGCCTCCGTCGTGAACACGTTTCCGGGGCCGGCGATCTTGTCGACGCTCGGGATCGTCTCGGTGCCGTAGGCCATCCCCCCGATGGCCTGTGCGCCGCCCGCGACGTACACCTCGTCGGCTCCCGCGCTGTCCATCGCGTACAGTTGTGCGGACTGGATGGTGCCGTCGGACTGTGGCGGCGCACAGGCGACGACGCGGTCGACCCCGGCGATCGTCGCGGGGACGATCGACATCGCGGGTGCGGCGACCAGCGGGTGGCGACCCCCGGGGACGTAGACGCCCGCGGTCTCGATCGGAACGATCCGCTGTCCGAGGTAGACACCGTCCTGGAACTCCTTCTCGAAGGACTGGATGTGATCGCGCTGTTCCTCGTGGAACCGCCGGACGTTGGCGATGGTGTGGTCGATCGTCTCGCGTTCGTCCTCGGTGAGGTCCTCCCGGGCCGCCTCGATCTCGGCCTCCGAGACGCGGAGATCCTCCCGGTCGACCTCGTCCCACCGCCGTGTGAACTTCCGGATCGCGTCGTCGCCGTCCGCCCGTACGTCCGAGAGGACGTCGTGGACCGCGTCGGTCACGTCCTGTGGGATCTCGAGCGAGACGTCCGCCGCTTCCTTGAGATACGTCCCATCGGGATGCATACATCGTGCTTCCCCTCGAGCGTATAAAAGACTGCGTTCGGCACGCCACCGACCGGGACCACCCGGATTGATCGCCGTCCCGACGAGACGGCGGGGAACGGAACGGAACGGATACACGGCGTCCGTTCGACGGAGCGCCGGTTTCCTCCACCCACCTATATCACTGCCTCGCACGTACCACCGCACGATGGCTCCCTACGAGGCCTTCGACGAGGACGTGGAGGTCCACGGTCGGACGGTTCTGGCCGTCGTCGACGACGCACTCGCCCGCTTCTCGGAGACGTACCGGGAGACGGCCCGCGACGCCCTCGCGGCCAACGGTATCGACGACCCGTCGACCGAGGAGTGGTATCCACAACAGGCCTGGCTCGACACCTTCGAGACCATCGCCGACGACCTCGAACCGCACATTCTGGATCGTCTGGGCGAACAGATCCCCGACGTCGCGGCGTGGCCGTCGGCCCCGTCGACCGTCGCCGACGGACTCCGGTCCATCGACGACGCCTACCGCGACAACCATCGCGGCGGCGACATCGGACACTACGAGGTCGAGGCGACCGGCGACCGTACGGCGACGGTGACCTGTCTGACACCCTACCCCTGCGAGTTCGACCGGGGGCTGGTTCGTGCCGTTGCCCGCCGGTACGCGCCCGTGGAGTCGTTCGTCTTCGTCGAGGAGCGTGGGGACCAGTGCCGGCGGGACGGCGACGACGTCTGTATCTACACCGTCTCGTGGTGATCACTCCCCGTCCTCGTACTGCTCGATGGCCTCGATCAGTTCCGCGGCCGAGTGTCGGGTCGCCAGCTCGAGGAGCGTCTCGACGTCGTCGTACGTTCGGGATAGTCGCCGGATGCGGTCGTACTCGGCCGTGCCCGGTTCGACGCCCGCCGCGTCCAGTCGGGACAGCGCTCGATCGAGGGTGCGCCGCGTCGTCGCCATCTCGCGGGCGACGTACTGCTGAAAGACGTTCTGGACGACGTACCAGAGATCAGTCGCGGCCTCGAACTGCACCCGCCGCCCGCCGCCGCCGGACGACCGACGACGGATCAGTCCGACGCGCGTGAGCGTGCGGGTCACGTTGCTGATGGTCGATTTCGCGTACCCCGTCTCCTCGACCAGTTCCGGAATCGAAAGGGGTTCGATCGCGAAGTAGAGGACCCCGTACACCCGTCCCGCGCTCCGACTCAACCCGTACACCTCGACCGACCGCTCTATCGACTCGATCACCTCCTCTCGGACCGCCTCGCGGTCGGCGTCGGTCATCGTCGGTCCCCGCTCTCCGCCCGGTCGAGCCACCATCCTGTCACGTCCGCACCGACGGAGCGTAAGTATTAAATTGTTTGGTCTGTTTGTTTGGTTTGAGCCGAACAAGCGAAACGAACCGCTCGCCCTCGGCTCTCCCCCTGACGCTCCGACGGTTCGCGCGTCGGTCTCGATCCGACACACCGGACTGTCTCCCTCCACGAACCATGTCATACCACACGCTCCGCACTCGTCCACGCTGTGAACGCTTGGCCGACCGGTCGGTGAATGATCCGGTCGCCGTCGGCCTTCCGGTCACCCTCCTCCTCGCCCTCGTCCACCCCTTCTGGACGCTCGCGGCCCTACTCGCCCTCGCTGGCGGCTACTGGCTGTCCGTCGGTCGTCGACCGGACTCGTCGTAACGCCTAATAGTCGAACACCCCTTTTTTCGGTAATGACTGACTCACGAACGCAATGGAGGTGGGAGTGTGGGGATTGAGATCAAGGAGTCCGCCGTCTCGGACGAGGCGTTCGAGGAGATGAAGGGGTTCGTCTCGGACTACCTCGCGGCCAGCGTCGAGGCCGAAGAGGACGGCGGCCGGATGCGGTGGTACCCGTGGCACAGCGCCGAGTACCGCTTCAACCACACGCTGAACGTGGTCGACTTGGCGACCGAGATCGCGGACCGCGAGGGCGCCGACGTCGACGTCGTCCGCGTCGCGGCGCTGTTTCACGACATCGCGAAACTCGAGGCGGCCCAAGAGCGCCACGCGGACGAGGGTGCGCGCGTCGCCCGCGAGTATCTCGACACGCGCGGCGACTACCCCCAGTCGTTCGTCGAGCAGGTGACCCAGTCGGTTCGCGACCACTCGTACCAGGGTCCCCTCGACGACGTGTCGATGGAGACGCAGTGTCTCATCGAGGCCGACGTCCTCGACAAGGTGGGGGCCAACGGTGCGGTGTTGATGCTCCTGCGGATGGGGTACGAGTCCCGCACCCACATGGACGCAAACGAGATGGTCGAACGCGTCGTCGAACGCGGCCACGACGCCGCCGACCGGGTCCAGAGCGACGCGGCCGAGAG includes the following:
- the hisD gene encoding histidinol dehydrogenase, whose translation is MHPDGTYLKEAADVSLEIPQDVTDAVHDVLSDVRADGDDAIRKFTRRWDEVDREDLRVSEAEIEAAREDLTEDERETIDHTIANVRRFHEEQRDHIQSFEKEFQDGVYLGQRIVPIETAGVYVPGGRHPLVAAPAMSIVPATIAGVDRVVACAPPQSDGTIQSAQLYAMDSAGADEVYVAGGAQAIGGMAYGTETIPSVDKIAGPGNVFTTEAKRQVYGHVGIDFLAGPTEVLIVADDTVDPGLVATDLLAQAEHDPNSRPVLIDLDEDHARAVMEAVDDQLPGLRTEEVARESWAENGEVLIVPDRETAVEAANEYAMEHLQLMVDSPRDLVDGLRNYGSLFIGEHSPVVFGDKAVGTNHSLPTLEVSRYSGGIWVGTYLKTLTHQEATAEGAAEVAEWAARICELEGTHGHQLSAEARLRDE
- a CDS encoding HD domain-containing protein, which codes for MGIEIKESAVSDEAFEEMKGFVSDYLAASVEAEEDGGRMRWYPWHSAEYRFNHTLNVVDLATEIADREGADVDVVRVAALFHDIAKLEAAQERHADEGARVAREYLDTRGDYPQSFVEQVTQSVRDHSYQGPLDDVSMETQCLIEADVLDKVGANGAVLMLLRMGYESRTHMDANEMVERVVERGHDAADRVQSDAAESIAHQRLKRVVWFREWLEEEVPGMDPV
- a CDS encoding GbsR/MarR family transcriptional regulator, producing MTDADREAVREEVIESIERSVEVYGLSRSAGRVYGVLYFAIEPLSIPELVEETGYAKSTISNVTRTLTRVGLIRRRSSGGGGRRVQFEAATDLWYVVQNVFQQYVAREMATTRRTLDRALSRLDAAGVEPGTAEYDRIRRLSRTYDDVETLLELATRHSAAELIEAIEQYEDGE